A region of the Apium graveolens cultivar Ventura chromosome 6, ASM990537v1, whole genome shotgun sequence genome:
aagaataaatcctgaagcaaccaaggctaaatcacaattgcagatagatccaaggtccaagggcaaagagaaagttggtgaatatatcaaggtttatgtgcctcctgtagatgaagaaattactgttgaagatgttgatcttgctctgacttcaagaaaattttctaagacaacctctgacattgctcaagttgttcagagacAAGATAtggttagttctgatatctcaaagaagcaagtaacctctgacatagctcaagttaacttgatatcagaagataaatcaaaggaaacctctgacattgctcatgttaaaccttcaaagatactcttaccaggattcaccaaagccaaacaaactcaacctttgaagactgctgtaagtagttttgaagtaagagtggttactggaaaggaagcaagagataaatctggattgggtagtgctgatgaaagaagaatacataacacaaccaatgatccaacttccttaagtgaaccaggtattggagcaactcctgaaagattgaatcaactagaatatgtacagatggtttaccatacctacttgaaagaacacatcttgttgtacttcatgacagatggtagggtttatcatataagggaaaataccattccactgaagtattttgaagaattggaacatgtattattcttacttcaagtgaatgacaaaataacagaaagtgctgcaaattatttgaagagtcaaattcagagactggaaaaggctttattctgctaagtctgacatcacatatcttccaaagtacagagatcacaagggtgatattgttgagatgaagcctaactctgctaatattataactacctttctgggttacaaggctgtggaattcaatcttgagtctgacaaggcgtattcgatcagactggatcaggacataaagaaagctaaaattaatgatctcagggctgtaatcttttaaattggtgaagattctgcagaacttaaagatgctaaaaggaggatgattgatgaactcagatatgctgagagatatttgttaaagaattatctcaggccatctcctgacatcagagagatcagaaagtgaagccaagtcaagatctacaactgcttaaattctgatatgtatacagactgaagttgttatcagaagttaaagttggtaaagctttaaggactgtaagttgtagttatctagtcaaattgtcatgcatttgtacttaatgtttttgacatcatcaaatattaaacttgtatattatgctaatttacaagttgggggagattgttagatatatttgataatgtcatgactaatatgatttatatttagttttcagatcttacttaaacaggacaaatcagtacttaactaaaatcatcacttatactgaagtcagaacttaagtcattagtacttaaggttcaggagatatttatcagaagataatatcaggacttaaaggaaacgttcagataaggaaggcggctgattgaaaggaaaagaagatcaagacaaacgtaagaagagatatgcatgaagaaagaattctatgaagaatagaatacttggaagaaaagatatctgattgatatattttaggaggcagaattatattccatatcaattagcgattatcttgtaactgtgtagtatataaacacagacatggggtttacactataagtattatcattatcgagaagattattcattgtaaccctagcagctctcgtgatatttgttcatcactgagagaggacagttctatactgtaacagagtttattgttttgaataaagtttgttttctgttacttgagttatatTTGCAACCTCAACTCAAAATGTtttacaacttcaactcaaaaTGTTTTACAATGGATGGGGTACATGAATATATTTGCAACCTCAACTCAAAATGGATGGGGTACATGAATATATTTGCAACCTCAACTCAAAATGTTTTACAATCTAAACACAAAAGGAAAATATATTTGTGACATTTCATGCACCATCTCATATATACTCTCTTCTTTTGGTAATTTGTTGAGGTCAAACAGGTGCATGTTCAAATTCATTGGCGGTTTATGCTCTTTTTGTGTATCCTTGAAAGTATTCATAAACCTTTACTTTTGATTATTATCATCCTGTAGTAAAAAAGAACACACACTAGGTATGTATATAAATGACATTATTATACTTCTTCACAAATAATGTTACCTCTAgaatttttctttaattttaatGGACATTCATTCTCTTCTCCATCACGGTTATTCCTCCTTGCACTCATGGagttttaataaataaaaatgtatgtatatgtatgtatagtAATGCTCCTCTACTATAGTCCTATATAAAAACTACAAGTTATTGATAGGAATAAATCAACCAGAACTTTTCACTTTTTAGGTTTATTGAAAATAGTTTAAGCAGTAAATAAGAGCAATAATGATAAAATATTATACATTTGTCCTTGAAAAGAGAGaacaacatatatttataaacaagaacgaaaaccTAAAACATCATATAAAAAAACAGTGGGAGTAAATTCTGACTCActatgaattttctacgaatttaCAAAAATGCTGATTTTTGTGAAAAAAAACCCTACGAATTTTAACAATAAAAATGGGAAAGACAAATATGATGTATTCATAATGATATAAAACCCTGTTTTTTAACCTACAAGAAATCTATATTAAAGtttgatccaaattttaggccgaTTAGTataattcaattttaaattatagtccttatctaattttattcctttttattctattattaatctaattttaaaaattacagGATATTACACGCAACACTTAATTGCCACTTATTCGACATCTTAACCGTCCAAAATATAACATTAAAAAGATATGTTTACCATCGGACACCGGATTATGCCAAACACTATTACACCTTAATCAGAATCTGTCAGGATCAACTGTCTTCCCCAAACCAACTCACTTCTTCTCTAATAATATCATAACTCAGACCAAGGTGGTCCGGCTCTACAATGTCATTATATATTTGATCCAAACAATTTTCCGACCTTTAAACAATGTTACACCTTCTAAACAATGTTACACATTCTGATTTCGTTAAATAACTCATAAAAATATTTATCTCACATTGCTTTAATGTCCTCATCAAACAATAAAATATGATCACCCTTATATTTAATATAGCGAAATGAACTAAAATTTTGTTGTATGCGGGATTTTacaagtttttaaaaaaatttattcaCCACGTATTTGAAGTTGAGACGTCTGTATCTATCCTTATACGTTTTAACTTTAACTTTCGTATATGTAGAAAACTTtggatatttttttatataaatatttctTTATTTCAGGTCTTCTCTGTCCCTTTCATACGACATTAGCTCTCTAAAACATTACTTCTTTTATGAGtttgtttttaatttttcatttatgatcGATAATATTTAAAggaaaatattaaatttaaagtCTTTTTTAATTATCAAAGCAAATATATTATGAAAAACTATAATACCCTCGAATTAATGTTTTCTAAGGTTGTTGATATGTATTCGGGCAGTATAATTTTTTTACATGTTATTTTCTTTGACACTTTTTCCGGCTCTCAGATATAATATTTTCCTATTTAAAGGGTGGTGGTGCTAAATGCAGTAAAAAATTGTTCCGCGCAGTAATCAGTAATTACTACTATGTCCCTCACCTCTAACTCTGCCAACATTAAATATCAACCTTGTAATCTTGCAAACATTAAATACGCCGGTAATCGGGACACATGTTTTGCTTTTTTTAAGATTTACTACTAATCTTATAATCTTTTATTAACCAAAACTAATCAAATTGCACTAATTTGTAAACTGAAATTGTCTTATTGActaatatttttgataaaataataatttaatgtaatacaattatttgaaaaaaaaatataaaaatactattattgaaataaaaattatttatacttgattcaaataataataattattgtaAAATAAAAAGTGAGCATATAAAAGTAAGGTCACAAAATTTAGTAAACTATATTTGTAATCGGAATAAAATAATAGAAAATTTCCTTATAGAAAGTAAAAATATATACTTAAAAGAGGAAGGAGGTAAAAAAGATTAAACTATCTTGAGTAGATAAAAACAAAACATTTTTTTATATGAGTTTTGACTTTTGCacgtattttaatattttttgtaaataaaatagataatatataaataatttaatttataaaatattatttaaaaattatatttttaactAATCACTTGAAGTATATTAAGATATTAATATATGTCAAAAGTGAAAATGTCTTATAAAAAATATAATCAAAAAAGTACTAGGGGGATGTGTATATAAAATTGGGAATTGATAATCTATTCATGACCACGTATGTATTTAATGTATTACTCATTTTTCAACTTTACAGTTTGCACCGAAAAAATGAGGGATATAATAGTAATTACAAATTATAATATGGAGAAATTTTTTATGCATTTAGTAATGATGTATTTAAATTGTGTAATTCTATCGTTAAAGTTGTTGAAGAGGAAGGACTTTAGTTTTCTTCCAACCAAAAAAGAAAAATTCCCACAGAAAATGTTCCATATGCTGCGCTGAAACAGTATATACATTCAAGCGGACCCAGAGACACAAATCAAGCAAGCTAACTAACAAATTTTCAATTCAATTTAATTCATCTCTTAAATTACACAACACTAATCCAAAACACACATTTTCCATGGCAGAATGGTGCAATCTTCCTCGAGAACTCCTAGACCTCATATCCAAACACCTCGATTCCTCCATTGATCTCCTCCGTTTCCGATCCGTTTGCACATCTTGGCGCTCATCTCTCCATCCCCACAATCCATCACCTCCTTCACGTTTCCCAATTCTCCCCAACAATGGCATCTCTGAAACTACATGGGGTTTTTATCTTTTTAAAAGATCCATCTTTTTCATTCAATTACCACCAACCCTTTTCAATTCTCAGCAATTCCCTTCATGGGTCATCAAGATTGATCAAGATAATCCCCAAAAATGTCATCTTTTCAACCCCCTTTCGCGCGATGAGTATAAGCCTCTTCCGTTTGATTTTCCTAGAGTTCTTGATTTTCTGGGGTTGAGGGTTTGTGAATTGGGGAAGGAATTCACTTTGCAGTATATTAATTATCGTCCTTTCGCGACTTCAATTGGGGATGCTGGTAGTCTTTATTCGGAAAAGGTTGCGTTTTGTGATGTGGGGTGTGGTGGAGGTTATGTAATTTTGACTATTCATGTTAGTGGTAGATTGGCATTGTTGAAATCGGGTGATTTGAAATGGACTGTTGTTGAGGATATGCCGTCGCCTTATGATGATGTTATTTTTTATAAGGGGTGTTTTTATGCTGTGGATAGTACGGGAAGGAGTGTGATTGTGGATGTTGGGAGTGAGCGTGTGACGGTTAAGTTTGTTGCTGATTCGGTGTTTGGAGGGGATACGAAAATGTTGGTGGATGGATGTGGGGAATTGTTTATGGTTGATAAGTTTTTGAGTGTGGGGGCGGAGGATGATGAGGGGATTGATGGGGATGAGGAGTTTGATTGTTATATGAGTGAAAGGACTGTGAGGTTTGAGGTGTTTAAGTTGGATAAGAGTGGGGAGAAGTGGATTAAGGTTGAGAATTTAGGGGATAGAATTATCTTTTTGGGTGATAATTGTGCTTTCTCGGGTTTAGCTTctgattttgtaggatgcaaagGGAACTGCATTTTGTTTACTAACTCAAATAAGGTGGAAGATGGTGTCTTGAAGAGTCGAGGAATTAGTGTTTTCGATTTGGAGAGTGGGAATATTGGTCCTCTAGGAAACTATCCTGGTTTATCTGAACTATTTTGGCCACCTCCTGCTTGGATTTCTTCTTCACCTCCGAATCCGGTGGAGGTAAGTATAATTTCCGCCAGCTTAGATGCCATTTTTTTAAGTTGAAGTAGTTGATTTCTGGTTAATTTGGTTGTTTTGTACTGTGTTGATTAATTCAAACTAATATGCAACGTGGATGTTAGCATGTTGTTTAATGTTGATATATGTATTATTTGATTACCCTTTTAGGTCAAAAATGCGATGTAAGTTGACGTATggctttttatttataaatgTAATACAATTTTGATCATTTGTCATTGTCTAATTAGTTAGATGTATGTAACTTTTTTTTGCATCGGCTATATTATCCAAGGACCTAATGTCAACATTGATAATTTTTGTTTTCCCTTTTGTAATTTGTATATAAAATATCTTGTGATGTCTGCAATTATTTTTTTCTGAGCTCAAAATCTTTGATATAGATCCTAACGTCTTGATGGTGAACTGCGATGTGTGTCGACTGATATGAAATTAAATAAATTgagcaagttgaaaagaaaattATCAGTGATTTCCTTTACTGAGGTACTATGATACTGTACTTTTTTTGTCAATGTCAAGTGAGAACTTAGATACCTTTGACCACACTAGCTTATAAATGCATAACCAATTCTGAAGTGATGGTATGGCTATATGGTTTCTTAAAT
Encoded here:
- the LOC141667791 gene encoding F-box protein SKIP23, which gives rise to MAEWCNLPRELLDLISKHLDSSIDLLRFRSVCTSWRSSLHPHNPSPPSRFPILPNNGISETTWGFYLFKRSIFFIQLPPTLFNSQQFPSWVIKIDQDNPQKCHLFNPLSRDEYKPLPFDFPRVLDFLGLRVCELGKEFTLQYINYRPFATSIGDAGSLYSEKVAFCDVGCGGGYVILTIHVSGRLALLKSGDLKWTVVEDMPSPYDDVIFYKGCFYAVDSTGRSVIVDVGSERVTVKFVADSVFGGDTKMLVDGCGELFMVDKFLSVGAEDDEGIDGDEEFDCYMSERTVRFEVFKLDKSGEKWIKVENLGDRIIFLGDNCAFSGLASDFVGCKGNCILFTNSNKVEDGVLKSRGISVFDLESGNIGPLGNYPGLSELFWPPPAWISSSPPNPVEAGLDHLRI